The Megalobrama amblycephala isolate DHTTF-2021 linkage group LG1, ASM1881202v1, whole genome shotgun sequence genome segment gttttataaatgcaagaaatgtggctttcaaatgaaagattggtatcaaatggcgcttttccactgctcGCTTAAATAGTACCTGTTACTAAATGTGATGTGTAAACGCTACAaatcactgattggtcagagagaattGTCACTACCATTGTCATTGGATTTGAAACACGAGACACCAAACCTGTTAGAATTAACCTGTTAGCCAGCACCCCTGCTTTTGAAAAATCCCAAGAAATGACTtacccaaactaaaacagatacagttcatggacactttgcactaaaagcataagtatggtctcatttgaaagcataCACTTTGCAGTTTATCGTAAAgacataatgaaaaaaataaagttattaaagttATTAGAAATCAATTTTTACTAAGATGAAAGTGAAGTTGGCCTTGTAgcaatctagaaatgcactgcagcaaAAGCCACGGTTGACCAAGTTAGTTTGAAGGAAAGTCGTtttcatcatgtttttttttttccagtcttGGCTAAATAAATCTGTATATGTGAACGTATGTGTTACATCACTTCAGAGTTCATATTGGTTGtgccaatgcaaccaggaaacCCTCCAAGAACTGAGTTTGGCATCCCTGGCATATAAGATCTAGCATACATGTTATtggttttaatgttttacgtgtctaaatgttttaatatctGTAGCTTTGTGGCACTATACTGTTTTTGTGCGTGTCTATTTTCACCTTAGACCTGATGACATTGAAAGAGGAGAGTCAAGATCTAAATGAAATGGAAGAGAAAGATCAATCTAAGACAGACCATTATTTCATAACTGAAGAAAAATCACAGAATAAAACAACTTCGTCACGAAAAAGGACTCAAAAGACAAGGAATGAAAGTTATTTTacttgccaacagtgtggaaagagtttccgTCAAAAAGGACATCTAAACcgtcacatgagaattcacacaggagagaagccttacacatgtcagcagtgtggaaagagcttcacaCATCAAGGAACCCTTACAGTCCATATGataactcacactggagagagtccATTCATGTGCCAACAGTGTGGAGTGAGTTTCACTCATAAAAGAAGCCTTAACAGGCACAGGAGAACTCACATtagagagaagcctttcacatgtcaacagtgtggaaagagcttcagTGTACAAgcaaaccttaaagtccacatgagagttcacactggagagaagcccttcacatgtcaacagtgtggaaaatgtTGCActcaaaaaggaaaccttaataAGCACATGACAATTCACACTGGaaagaagccttacacctgccaacagtgtgaaAAGAGCTTCAGTGCACAAACACACCTTAcagcccacatgagaattcacactggagagaagccgttcgcATGTCAACAGTGTGAGAGTTTCAATCATCaaggaaaccttaaagtccacatgagaactcacactggagagaagacCTACAATTgacaacagtgtggaaagagtttcgaacaactttagaaaaaaaaatcaacaagcAATTTACATTTTggacacaaaaaaaatgtgttccCTACTGAcgtttcatttcatttactaGTGGCCAGACGTTCGTCAACATTTCTGTGCCAAGAAGACTGCTATGGAGATTGTCTAACTAACTCTGagtaaaattatggttttctttttctgtttgtgTACTctgttaattataataataaagagtGCGCTGTCTGCGAATGTCATTTCTGTGTGACACATGACTTGTGTGAACAGCAAGACGTGCGTACCAGTATTGAGTTACCGCGACTTTGccaagacatgttcctggatcaacatctttgttgatcctggaacaacattccaatcaaccagatgattccaatcagatttgagatttgacaagtttaccatttatgtcaagtttaggtgcttctacatcagtgttattcacctatctttcccctctgattttggGGATAAGTTAtaggtaggattaggtttagggctaggaatagggttaagattaaattttcagactggaatgttgttccaggatcaacaaaatgtgTTAGGAaaatgtcttacttggcaaaatcacggtgaccagTTGATACCTTTGCTCCAAAGTTTTTCAGATAGATGAGGATATTTCTGCCTCCCAGCTATGTTGTCCTTCAAAATATGCACTGATGATATATCCACACATCTAGCTCTGACTTATCAAGACTTGGCGATGTACCCAATCATTAgctgatgttttttttgtagCCGGGGGAGAGTGGGACATTTTTGAAGCAACTGGCTTATCTAATGACCTGTTTAAAGAAGCTGTGCTTTGCTTTAAACCTGATTGTCCCTTATCCCACGAGGATTATTTGTGGGTAATGCTCCAAATAGTGGTGTTTGGGCAGCAATCTCTCTTCAGGAAATAACTCTTTATATCTTTGTCTGTGCTGATATTTTACTTTCTAATTATGCAATGGACTCATCATTGTGAAGTGGGTCAACAAAAAGTTCTACAACTGGAGTGTCCAACTCTGCTCCTGGAGAGCTACCAtcctgcagatttcagctccCAATCAAACCCACCTGAACCTACTAATCATGGTGTTCCGGGTTgattgataattacagacaggtgtgttggagcagggttCGAAGTGAAGTATGCAGGACGTTAGCTCTTCAGGAGTAGTGTTGGACACCCCTATTCTAAAATATCTTTCAGGTCCAAGAGAATCTGCCATGCAGGCTCATGTTCAGGAAACTGAAGACCAATTAGAAGTAGAAGCAAATGTAACAAGCTCCAGTTTTCATGAGCTTTACCTCCTATTGTTTTTCATCTTGAGGCAAAACATGAGGCTTATTGGTCTTATCGGTCCATTTGTATGGGAAATTGATTTGTTTTTTCACTCCTACTTTCAGTACCATTATCTTCAGCTGGTTTCACATGagggtccgtgtacgttttgatagtttgttttccaatttgaaatgaaatacgcagaaacgagaaaactgtcgtttcctgtttttttgtttgttaaaaaaaaaacggaaaaacgagattttgactcgattttcgtttttttcgggtcacggatagaaaacggaaacacgacttcaaaactcgttttccacatgtgggcggtcattacacgcccctttcagccgattggtcaatcaaatctgagccagtgacatcatcttcagttcgttcaacaaaataacagtcctctgccgctatatcagtagatgtcataaatcggctttcttctgtgcaacctaacgcgtatttcacagaaatatgtttgcacagataaaaaaaaagtaaaaaaaaaaaaaaaaaaacctacagtaaatgtaattaagtctgtttttaagctgtttttaaaatgtaaatgcctctacatctgttaccaagcgcatgacatcctttgggctactaccaccgatcaataggctatacataatgatagactattctctattatagatcagtggctactgcactcattttttttcttattttaatgttttgtttacattttatacatttaaatttaatcatttaacagACGCATTCCTTGCAGTAGACTATGAAGACTAcatattagaaaataggctatccacaaggtggcaacacctaataacggtatcaccatcgcggggctttttagttttccttagcttataaatggccatacagattttatctcttaaattaaacacttttattaacacagtgaacattactattatatgtcacagtttacttgctatcctcactttttctgtctttccttcgcttttgaatgaattagctataaatggccctgaacattttactttcaatttcgatttaacggcgattctgcgtcaattgcttcagtggacaacagcaaaacaaaaactctcgtatattaaacatagaagttttattatctttgtaattattttattatcttttatcatctttgtaattattttattttgtaaatattcgtggcttaaacagcgggaaaatttactgtatgcagttctgtggatgttttgaaaaacctaaactaaacgaaaattattgttgccttgtcaatataatttctgttttttccccctgactttCAAATGATGCGATCATCGTTTcaataaccgacaagattatattaaattagaattaaacgaaatttgataaatgtgtgtgaatcattaaaaaattcCAGGGGTTTAGTTATAGCCTACATAaacaaatagcagaataaacaacagaacatgagggttcatcatcatcacgcacctgcagcgcttctgtgaacggagaaaAAAGGATTCAGTTATATAAAAGGAATAGGCTAAGTAGCCTATGTCTATGCGCGAAGtttatttcacttaagtaattaacattaccaaaatgaaaggggaaaaaatatgggaacaatatgagtgtcggttcatttttgagaagttcacagaaaggaaaccgagatggcagaaaatttctttgtttattttacgagcaatgttttgtttgtgagtgtacaaaaatgataggcctatttaacccttcacagattcgaatggtgttacatattatatttgaccataaatgtctaagtattttaagttgtttccgcttttataagaaaattcaagacaacgcgtcggcgcctcactcacacacaacatcagttttagtaacttgacaccacagcctgttaactgtcaaaatatatacattcaaccaaatatataaaaagttataggcctactgctcattttaagtagtctgtgtaggctacaataaaagcgtttaaataataaatatagtttaggCTCCAAATCGTGAACATTGAAACATgtggatttgtgtcaaattagataggtagttataacgccggtttctgtttcagtgcagctttaaattaattcgttttggcttaacattaatatttctgtgaaaaacgcgttaggttgcacagaagaaagccgatttatgacatctactgatatagaccttattttccagagaaacatgtgcgccgccatctttagaatattgtctttgaacttccgttttcgcggtagccctgtatatttctatggcatcgcagtcaaagaataattagctggtgaagtggatttacgtgttgtagagttaacaaaagttatcatgagcattgtaatgtttaaagcgggtgtcttaacaaatgtcagtagaacgggaagattttaaaatgagcagttcattcataaatacatatgatcgctgtggaaatacaagccggaagtcaaaagacaacgagcgcagcgctgaaaaggggcggggctacataaggtctatagcggcagaggactgttattttgttgaacgaactgaagatgatgtcactggctcagatttgattgaccaatcggctgaaaggggcgtgtaatgaccgcccacatgtggaaaacgagttttgaagtcgtgtttccattttctatccgtgacccgaaaaaacgaaaatcgagtcaaaatcttgtttttccgttttttttaacaaacgaaaaaacgggaaacgaccgttttctcgtttctgcgtatttcatttcaaattggaaaacaaactatcaaaacgtacacggacccaTGAGCTATGTGGAGATCTTTTGTTCTGATTTTGAAAGCACCTGTTCTTAACTCTTTTGACTGAATGTCTAGTTTGCTTGCAGTACAAAATCGACAAACAATGCCTTGAAAACTTTCATTAGTCTGCTAAACCATGAGCTCCTAAATTGTATGCAGAAACATTGTCAAATGTACACTTTAGTAATTTTTCCTAGCTGTGGTAAACAAATTCCATTTTCTTTCAAGGATTTGAGGACTTTTAGGAGTGGTTCTAACGCTACGTATAGCCATATGTTTTAACATCATCAGTTTTACATAGTAGGGCCAAGTATATGGAGGACCATGATGAATTGGACCCAGGAGGTAGGTTATTCAGTACCCAATAGACTGCACAAAGCTTGTTTTTGCGGGATGTCCCCAGAGGTTAATATATAAACCCAATATATAAACCCACGAAGTCTTAACTCCTGTCCTGAGAAGAAGCTATTTTGCTTCAAATGAAGACCATCTTTAAAAACTGATACAGACCTTTCGTTTCTTGTGTTTTCAGATTCTAGAAATATTACGccttctgttttattttatttttagaggaaaaataaacattaataattgtATCATTAATTTGCATCCGGTTTAAGGGTGatttaaccctttaattaacattttgacTAAATGATCAATTTTAGATTTTTCTAATTCGTCTAGGCAAAAATAGAACTATGCCACATGTTGGTGCAAATGGAAACCAGTTATTTTCTTGTGTGTAGAAGTCAATTCTTGATTGTCCAGAGAAGACCAATGGGGGAATGCTGTCTGCACTGGTAATAAATGCCAGCATTTCCTGAAAGGTTATTGTTGAttgtttttctgtaaaattAAGAAAAGAGGATGTAAAAAAGAGGAAACGACCACAAAATTGTACATATTGCACATATGCATGTCATAACTATACAACAGTTGAATCAGTTAGTTGTATTGAATCTGATTTACCCTGTCAAACTAACtggcaatattgtgtctaaaatgttagtcaaaattatattttattgaagCTTATTGAACTTATTGCCTTTTATAGGCAATATCACACAACCGTGCTGTTATTCTGAATATCAGAACAGCTGTGGCATTTTGTGCCTACAGCAGAATTAAAGCCATGCTAATATTCAGAATAACAGCACGACAGTGATATTGCACAACagcataataataaaatgacaacaGTCAAAATTAACCCAGTCTAATTACCCTGAATTGCATTCAGCAGGAGCTCCcagtagaaaaaaaagtgtctttCTCCATTTATCCGAGGTTGCTTCCATCTTCACTCCAGCAAATTGTGAACAGGGCCTGGATCTTCTGGTTAGTTTGTTCTGCTCATTTGTAAACGAGGGAAGGAAGAACTTACAGTTTTGCAAATGCCATAGGAGTTCATCCCATCCTTAAATTGAGCGACAGTCTGGctaaaataaatagtttctAAGAAATGGAGTCTGTTCTGTTCATCTCATAGTATAGTGGTTAGTTTGCCGAGGTTCGGAGCGTGTGCGAGAAATCGGAATTTGTAAACGAGGGAAGGTCATTGACGTTCGAAGCCTCGCTTCTGCCTGACTGGTTCGAATGGTTACAGTTCAAATTTTGTGAAGCCAATCGTTTAACAAGTTGTTATACCATAGGTATATACaaccagaaaatacacattacattcaaataaatatattctttGTGGAAATTGATCCCATCCTTAAATTGAGCGATCATGTCTGCTGttctaaaataaatagtttcaccatagtgtatattatatataattattaatttaaaaaaaacaaaacaaaaaacaaaacaatatgtaCTCACAATCCATATAATGTAAATATGAGCATGTCAAAATTGTAAAAATCctttgaataattttaatatacagCTACACCAAATAAATATCTGGACATGAAGTACTGATTTAactttaaaattgtttttataaaattatcTATTAATCTTAAATCTTAtgctaagaaaaaaaagttaagcaAAAAGAGGAACACTGccacaatattacagtaatattaatgTTGTAGTACTCTGAAGTCATATTTAAAGCCATATTCACTAACAATGAATTGATAATTGAAACACAGTTGTGGTGTGACACAAGACACATAAAAGAAGCGCCATTTCAGTTACCGGATGAGTGGATAATAGCATCCGGCGGGGGTTTGATGGATTCACTGGTATATTTTACTGATATTAGAGATGATTATTAGAAAACCTCACAGTCTTTAATAGTTTACCAGTATTTTCAGCACAACATGTATTTCACCAATTCATTAAACTCTGAATTTCTCGTttgttatttgtatttatattgtgATTGTAGACAGCAGTGTGTcaacaggacttttattttggtctggTGGTGTGACGTCATAAGTCTGCTCCTGCATCTGttgtgattctgctgaagaaGGTTTGTGTTTTAAGTGTTTAAACCGATAGAAATTTAAGCTTTAGAATTTAAGAGATGcagaattaattatttattatgcgACATTGCATTGCTTTATCTAACATTTATTAACGTTGCGTGAGGAAAGTAAGGAAACACACgagtaacattaaaggtgcGTCTCATTTCGCTCCCTATATCGTGAATCAGTTGATCATAAACACGAAATAAAGAAACGGAGCTTTTGGAaactccgagtcaattgaatcaattgctcaaatgattcactgattcaaagcgttctttttctttttctatctCGATTTCTGTGATCACTAAATACCTAAAGTATCATTTGTGTACCAGTGCACTGAACAACTGAACTAGATCTGATTGAGACAAACTCAGAGACttagattgcatttatttatttttttatttctgttcatTTCTATAATCCTACACAggacaaacacacagaaaaactTCTGGTGAAGCGACCGAGATCCTTTTGAcacactattataaagatggcttttattaaagaggagagtgaagatgtgatgattgaagaaacattcagagtcaaacatgaagaaactgaggaacaaacaggttggtttcattctcaaagctgaactcagtcatttgatccTCATTAAAATGTCCAACTCTACagaaatgaatgatatttttGAAGAGTGTCTTAAGAGTGTCCTAATTAAAGCACTGTATTTGACATGGAGCGGGTTGCCTCATGGACAGACATCCTTAAAAGTGATGTATTAACATAAGGTACCTGAACATAAACAGGTCTGTGCTGTGATTTTCATAACAAACCAAAAATATTTGAGGTCTTCTTATGATAGCATCAAAAttctttaaaggaacactccactttttttgaaaataggctcattttccaactagagttaaacagttgagttttaccgtttttgaatccattcagccgatctctgggtctggcggtaccacttttagcatagcttagcatagttcattgaatctgattagaccgttagcatcttgcttaaaaatgaccaaagagtttcgatatttccCCTATTTAacacttgactcttctgtagttaaatcattggaaaatgagcctattttcaaaaaaagtggagtgctCCTTTAATGTTGTTTTGCACCATTACTTTGGCATGGTGTCTGTCAAATGGAGTAAAATCGAATGCACAATATGGTTTTTTGGCCTTATCAGATCGCGACACACTGGGATCGAATTAAATCAGTTTGTTTGCGCTGCATGTTTCAAAGCGAAGCACACTCTTTGCTCTCGCGATCAGTTCATCATCTGGTGTTTTCTGCGTCTCAGAACAGCTCATTTCACAGTGAATGAATGCAGTGAACTCCATTGGTGCATCCcaaattttacaacattttctaGTATAGTGTGATTactgtgttcacactgaaaattacAAACAGAAAAgatgcactttaaatacctggATGATGCATGAACTGAAATCAAAGTGTGGAAATGTtggacacttaaagggatagttgactaaaaaattataattatttaccATCCTAGgttatatgactatcttctttcagatgaacacagtcGGCTAAGCCTTGTCTGTAAATCCAGgcctaaatgttttaaaaattggGCTAAAATGTTGTAACACGCACTGCCAAACAAGCATTCTTTTTTCAATGAATTTACAACATCAATATGTACTGCacgtttaaaaacaaaaaatgacagcggtgaCAGCATAAAGAAAGCATCTGTCACTTTACTGTTTTCTCTTAGATTGCACAAAATAGTGATTAGtgatataaatgaaaatgatactgtattgattaaaataaagttgTAAGGTTTTATGCATATGGTGGTGTGTTCTTTATGGCCGTTTTTTCTAAAATTACAtcctttttctaaaaaaaaaaccaagaAATATCGCAATATATCACCTTTCTTACAATATCGCAATATATCACACATATAGTATTGTAACCCCtgtatcgtgatacgtatcgtatcacCAGATTCTTGGCAATAAACAGCCctagtcatgttggaacaggaaggggccatccccaaactattcccacaaagttgggagcatgaaattgtccaaaatgtcttggtatgctgaagcattaagagttcctttcactggaactaaggattcaagcccaacccctgaaaaacaaccccacaccataatcccccctccaccaaactttacacttggcacaatgcagtcaggcaagtaccgttctcctggaaaccaccaaacccagactcatccatcggattgtcagacagagaagcgtgattggtcactccagagaacacgtctccactgctctagagtccagtgacggtgtgctttacaccactgcatctgacgctttgcattacttggtgatgtaaggcttggatgcagctgcttagccatggaaacccattccatgaagctctctacgctctgttcttgagctaatctaaaggccacacgaagtttggaggtatttagctattgactctgcagaaagttggtggCTTCTGCGCACTGTACatctcagcatgcgctgaccccgctctgtgattttacgtggcctaccacttcgtggctgagttgctgttgttcccaattgcttccactttatgattccactaacagttgaccgtggaatatctAGTAGTATCACAGTACCATGCTTGAATttactgagctcctgagagcgagcCATTCtgtcacaaatgtttgtagaagcagtctgcattcctaggtgcttgattttatacacctgtggccatggaagtgattggaacacctgaattcaatgatttggaggagtgtcccaatacttttgccAATAGTGTATATGAAGAAAATCCAGCAAAATGTTCTGGCGTGTTTACCAACCCTTAGTTTCCCAAAACACTTAAGCCCAAAGTGTACTGTCAGCGATACACTACCCCCCCACGAAAAAATTCATAATCAAACTACTAAGCCATCActggctacgtttacatggacagcagtaatctgattactgaccttattctgaataagacaatattatgattaaggtgtttacatgagttGCTTTTAGAATATTCCATTCATGTTCCCATTTTACATGTTATAGAACATAGATCGATTAATGGCAAATGTCATTACGTCCCCACAGCACGCTGTCTGACGTTCTCTACAGAATTTAACGTATCATCACCACACAGTTCGTGCCATATACAGTTTTgggtgttttcatttttaatcttacgaaagcttcaagtgcagttaattatttgacatgcaatacgtgcaaatatatatacggagcccgcacatgacatgcaataataaataaataaattgtgtgcatgatttactaattcgttccctcgatttatacataaagggaacaaattagtaaatcgttcgcacGATTTAGCCCAGGCTActatttattttctctctcatgTGTGGGGCTCTGTAAATAGACAACGGTGGATACAAATTCTCCAGCAACAGGCCTCCTGTACTTTAATTCGGCAACTTTTATTCATGCCACCGCGACAAACTCAGCGGTACTAGAGATGAGG includes the following:
- the LOC125248532 gene encoding gastrula zinc finger protein XlCGF7.1-like, which codes for MTLKEESQDLNEMEEKDQSKTDHYFITEEKSQNKTTSSRKRTQKTRNESYFTCQQCGKSFRQKGHLNRHMRIHTGEKPYTCQQCGKSFTHQGTLTVHMITHTGESPFMCQQCGVSFTHKRSLNRHRRTHIREKPFTCQQCGKSFSVQANLKVHMRVHTGEKPFTCQQCGKCCTQKGNLNKHMTIHTGKKPYTCQQCEKSFSAQTHLTAHMRIHTGEKPFACQQCESFNHQGNLKVHMRTHTGEKTYN